In one Aromatoleum aromaticum EbN1 genomic region, the following are encoded:
- the sucC gene encoding ADP-forming succinate--CoA ligase subunit beta, whose protein sequence is MKIHEYQAKELLRKYGVVTPRGFHTVSVDGAVKAAEELGGKIWVVKAQIHAGGRGKGGGVKLARSLDEVRQHASDILGMQLVTHQTGPEGQKVRNLLIEEGADIQKEYYVAALTDRATQKVAIMASSEGGMDIEEVAHSTPEKILKEFVDPLVGLTDAQAENLARGIGVPEASVAKAVDALKRLYTCYMETDASLAEINPLILEGNGNIKALDAKFNFDSNALYRHPEIVDFRDFDEEDADEIEASKFDLAYISLDGNIGCLVNGAGLAMATMDTIKLFGAEPANFLDVGGGATTEKVTEAFKIMLKNPKVKGILVNIFGGIMKCDTIATGVVAAAKEVNLSVPLVVRMKGTNEDLGKKILAESGLPIIAADTMAEAATKIVAAVK, encoded by the coding sequence ATGAAGATTCATGAGTATCAGGCAAAAGAGCTGTTGAGAAAGTACGGCGTCGTCACGCCGCGCGGTTTCCACACCGTGTCGGTGGATGGCGCAGTCAAGGCGGCTGAAGAACTGGGCGGCAAGATCTGGGTCGTCAAGGCGCAGATCCATGCGGGCGGGCGCGGAAAAGGCGGTGGCGTGAAACTCGCCCGCTCGCTCGATGAAGTCCGCCAGCACGCAAGCGACATCCTCGGCATGCAGCTCGTGACGCACCAGACCGGCCCCGAAGGCCAGAAGGTGCGCAACCTGCTGATCGAAGAAGGCGCCGACATCCAGAAGGAATACTACGTCGCGGCGCTGACCGATCGCGCCACCCAGAAGGTCGCGATCATGGCCTCCTCCGAAGGCGGGATGGACATCGAGGAAGTCGCGCACAGCACGCCCGAGAAGATCCTCAAGGAATTCGTCGACCCGCTGGTCGGCCTGACCGACGCACAAGCCGAGAACCTGGCGCGCGGTATCGGCGTGCCGGAAGCTTCAGTCGCCAAGGCCGTGGATGCGCTGAAGCGCCTGTACACCTGCTACATGGAAACCGATGCCTCGCTGGCGGAAATCAACCCGCTGATCCTCGAAGGCAACGGCAACATCAAGGCGCTCGACGCCAAGTTCAACTTCGATTCGAACGCCCTGTACCGTCACCCGGAAATCGTCGATTTCCGTGACTTCGACGAAGAAGATGCGGACGAGATCGAAGCCTCGAAGTTCGACCTCGCCTACATCTCGCTCGACGGCAACATCGGCTGCCTGGTGAACGGCGCCGGTCTGGCGATGGCCACGATGGACACGATCAAGCTGTTCGGCGCCGAGCCGGCCAACTTCCTCGACGTCGGCGGCGGCGCGACGACCGAGAAGGTCACCGAAGCGTTCAAGATCATGCTCAAGAACCCCAAGGTCAAGGGCATCCTGGTCAACATCTTCGGCGGCATCATGAAGTGCGACACCATCGCCACCGGCGTGGTCGCCGCAGCCAAGGAAGTCAATCTCTCCGTCCCGCTCGTGGTGCGCATGAAAGGTACCAACGAAGACCTCGGCAAGAAGATCCTCGCCGAGTCGGGCCTGCCGATCATCGCCGCCGACACGATGGCGGAAGCTGCGACCAAGATCGTCGCGGCGGTCAAGTAA
- a CDS encoding DUF2889 domain-containing protein, which produces MPLPPPRVPRQKAHLRQISVEGYRRDDGMLELEACLRDTKDLDYVLASGVRRAGDAIHEMRVRVTLDADFTIVDAEACSERVPYPGGCETIAPAYRQLIGLNLMHGFRRTVGEMFSDVRGCSHMTELLLSLPTVAIQTLATFRRDNEDGGEKPFQLDRCHALETSTQTVRLYYPKWHRERAKDS; this is translated from the coding sequence ATGCCCCTTCCTCCTCCGCGTGTTCCCCGCCAGAAAGCCCATCTGCGCCAGATAAGCGTCGAAGGGTACCGGCGCGACGACGGAATGCTCGAGCTCGAAGCCTGCCTGCGGGACACGAAAGATCTCGACTATGTGCTCGCTTCCGGTGTCCGCCGGGCTGGCGACGCGATCCACGAGATGAGGGTGCGCGTCACCCTCGACGCCGATTTCACGATCGTCGACGCGGAAGCCTGTTCCGAGCGCGTGCCGTATCCGGGTGGCTGCGAGACCATCGCGCCGGCCTACCGGCAACTCATCGGCCTGAACCTGATGCACGGTTTTCGCCGGACCGTCGGCGAAATGTTCAGCGACGTCCGCGGTTGCTCCCACATGACAGAGTTGTTGCTGAGCCTGCCCACCGTGGCAATCCAGACGCTGGCCACTTTTCGCCGCGACAACGAGGACGGGGGCGAGAAGCCGTTCCAGCTCGACCGTTGCCACGCGCTGGAGACCTCGACGCAGACTGTGCGCCTGTACTACCCGAAGTGGCATCGGGAGCGGGCGAAAGACTCGTAA
- a CDS encoding type IV pilus assembly protein FimV — translation MNRTAHLAVSFSVVLSVTALAPSPGMAAVALGEPVALSAIGAPLRVEIAIAGGEPARARECLKLTPGTVEGGVPWVRDARIGIVGHGHAARIVVSGTAPVAEPIVQLGIEDTCDAHLRREYTLLLPFPDFPPEVPAIPAAIGHDAETRAAPPEPSATRTKPRTVPGAGTSSVQSARSARMTTRTPAPASAIRREPRLRQEGHRLPSGPEVRREDGLRLSSAPLKTEPTGAATDAGQDQLQREQNAIVAIDRTIVAQLELNERIRRLEQIQAAMMERLRATADPASRTSAIAPSAAVPSATPASSPRGWIVPATALATLLLVLAGGGLWLRRHRRDDATRSGPTRFANTPSLPGLSGRLDAPSATPDTPAAPASAGPGFPLSAATSVPARPPVSPPEYPRPELPAALLVEDDAEEHESAIELAEIMMAFGRVQGAAETLAEFIESNPKKAVTPWLKLLEVYRAAGLRPEFDTLARQLNKTFNVKAVTWDTFDEARRPTGTIEQMSHVMGRIQNLWGSRDCQAYLENLLRDNRDGMREGFPLSVIDEILILAGVLEEHLGPYQPDVRKELSLSS, via the coding sequence ATGAACAGAACCGCGCACCTGGCCGTCTCCTTTTCCGTTGTGCTGAGCGTCACCGCGCTCGCGCCATCGCCGGGCATGGCCGCCGTCGCGCTTGGCGAGCCGGTGGCGTTGTCGGCGATCGGAGCACCGCTGCGCGTGGAGATCGCGATCGCCGGCGGGGAGCCGGCGCGCGCCCGCGAATGCCTGAAGCTGACGCCAGGTACCGTAGAAGGCGGCGTGCCCTGGGTACGGGACGCGCGGATAGGCATCGTCGGGCACGGTCACGCGGCGCGCATTGTCGTGTCCGGAACGGCCCCGGTCGCCGAGCCGATCGTGCAACTCGGGATCGAAGATACGTGCGACGCGCACCTGCGGCGCGAGTACACGCTGCTGCTGCCCTTCCCCGATTTTCCGCCGGAGGTGCCGGCGATTCCCGCAGCGATCGGGCACGACGCCGAAACACGCGCCGCACCACCCGAGCCCTCCGCCACCAGGACAAAACCGCGGACTGTCCCGGGTGCGGGCACGTCCTCCGTGCAATCTGCGCGTTCGGCAAGAATGACAACGCGAACTCCCGCGCCCGCATCCGCCATCAGAAGAGAACCCCGCCTCCGGCAAGAAGGCCATCGGCTTCCCTCCGGTCCGGAAGTTCGCCGTGAAGACGGCTTGCGTCTTAGCAGCGCCCCCCTCAAGACGGAGCCAACCGGGGCGGCAACGGACGCCGGGCAGGATCAGTTACAGCGCGAACAAAACGCGATCGTCGCGATCGACCGGACGATCGTCGCCCAGCTCGAACTGAACGAACGCATCCGCCGGCTGGAGCAAATCCAGGCGGCGATGATGGAGCGATTGCGCGCAACTGCCGATCCCGCTTCCAGAACGAGCGCAATCGCCCCCTCCGCAGCGGTGCCGTCGGCAACGCCCGCCTCGTCACCGCGCGGCTGGATCGTTCCGGCGACGGCGCTCGCCACCCTGTTACTCGTCCTGGCCGGAGGGGGACTGTGGCTGCGCAGACACCGGAGGGACGACGCAACCCGCTCCGGTCCGACCCGATTTGCGAACACTCCATCGCTTCCTGGCCTGTCCGGACGACTCGACGCCCCGTCCGCAACACCTGACACTCCCGCCGCGCCGGCCTCGGCAGGACCCGGATTTCCGCTGTCTGCAGCAACTTCCGTCCCGGCCCGCCCGCCCGTTTCCCCACCTGAATACCCGCGTCCGGAGCTCCCGGCGGCGCTCCTCGTCGAGGACGATGCGGAAGAGCATGAATCGGCGATCGAACTGGCGGAAATCATGATGGCTTTCGGCCGCGTGCAAGGAGCGGCCGAGACGCTCGCCGAGTTCATCGAGTCGAACCCGAAGAAAGCCGTCACGCCGTGGCTGAAACTGCTCGAAGTGTATCGTGCCGCGGGATTGCGGCCCGAGTTCGACACGCTCGCGCGACAGCTGAACAAGACGTTCAACGTCAAGGCGGTAACCTGGGACACGTTCGACGAAGCGCGCCGGCCGACGGGCACGATCGAACAGATGTCTCACGTCATGGGCCGGATTCAAAACCTGTGGGGAAGCCGCGACTGCCAGGCCTACCTGGAGAACCTGCTACGCGACAACCGCGACGGCATGCGGGAAGGCTTCCCGCTCAGCGTGATCGACGAGATCCTCATTCTTGCCGGCGTTCTCGAAGAGCACCTCGGTCCGTATCAGCCGGACGTCCGGAAGGAGCTGTCCCTCTCGTCCTGA
- a CDS encoding Nif3-like dinuclear metal center hexameric protein: MQLIELQTHLNELLDIARFRDYCPNGLQVEGRAEVRRVLCGVTASQALVDLAVAEGADALLVHHGYFWRGEDGRITGIRKRRLAGLLRNDISLLAYHLPLDAHAEFGNNAQLGKLLGWHGEGRFGDQELGWIGTPLQPNSAGHIARSLAARLGREPLLVGDPERVVRQVAWCTGGAQGYFEEAIAAGADLYVSGEISEQTVHVARESGVAFIAAGHHATERYGVHALAQYLSDAFGLDARFADLDNPV; the protein is encoded by the coding sequence ATGCAACTCATCGAGCTGCAAACCCATCTGAATGAACTGCTGGATATCGCGCGATTCAGGGATTATTGCCCAAACGGATTGCAAGTGGAAGGACGCGCGGAGGTGAGACGGGTGTTGTGCGGGGTGACGGCGAGCCAGGCGCTGGTCGATCTGGCGGTCGCCGAAGGCGCCGACGCGCTGCTTGTGCACCATGGCTACTTCTGGCGCGGCGAGGACGGCCGCATCACGGGGATCCGCAAGCGGCGCCTCGCCGGGCTGCTGCGCAACGATATCAGTCTTCTCGCCTACCATCTCCCGCTCGATGCCCACGCGGAATTCGGCAACAACGCTCAACTGGGGAAGCTGCTGGGCTGGCACGGGGAAGGACGGTTCGGCGATCAGGAACTGGGCTGGATCGGAACCCCGCTGCAGCCGAACAGCGCCGGCCATATCGCCCGTTCGCTCGCTGCGAGGCTTGGTCGGGAGCCGTTGCTCGTCGGCGACCCCGAGCGCGTCGTCCGGCAGGTGGCATGGTGCACCGGCGGTGCCCAGGGTTATTTCGAGGAGGCCATTGCCGCGGGAGCGGATCTCTATGTCTCCGGGGAAATCTCCGAGCAGACGGTGCATGTTGCCCGCGAATCCGGCGTCGCCTTCATCGCTGCCGGGCATCACGCGACGGAGCGCTACGGCGTGCACGCGCTCGCGCAATATCTGTCCGACGCTTTCGGGCTCGACGCCCGGTTTGCCGATCTCGACAATCCGGTCTGA
- a CDS encoding Do family serine endopeptidase, with protein sequence MRRLWLTFAQAVTISVAVLFVLTTLKPEWLKGTAPSSVVEILEAPGAASASAAVAPGSYAEAAQRSMPAVVHIYTTKDVARPRHPLLDDPIFRHFFGERQDNAPPQRASGLGSGVVASPDGFILTNNHVIEAADEIEVALNDGRKFPAKLVGRDPETDLAVLKLEGNGKLPAITFAATDAVEVGDVVLAIGNPFGVGQTVTMGIVSALGRSQLGINTFENYIQTDAAINPGNSGGALVDSHGNLVGINTAIYSRSGGSLGIGFAIPVSIARNVLEQIVSTGEVTRGWIGVEIQEITAELAESFGLPKVDGALIAGVLRGSPAERAGILPGDVLLSVDGTSVHDPRGMLETVAALPPGHEALFRLRRPTGEIELKVQIGRRPTPPAER encoded by the coding sequence ATGCGCCGCCTGTGGCTGACTTTCGCGCAGGCCGTGACGATCAGCGTCGCGGTGCTGTTTGTCCTCACCACCCTGAAGCCCGAGTGGCTCAAAGGCACTGCGCCGTCCTCGGTGGTGGAAATCCTCGAAGCCCCCGGCGCCGCCTCCGCTTCGGCCGCCGTGGCCCCGGGTTCGTACGCGGAAGCCGCCCAACGCTCGATGCCGGCGGTGGTGCACATCTACACGACAAAGGACGTCGCGCGCCCGCGTCATCCGCTTCTCGACGATCCGATCTTTCGTCATTTCTTCGGCGAGCGCCAGGACAACGCGCCGCCGCAGCGCGCGTCGGGGCTGGGCTCGGGCGTCGTCGCGAGCCCCGACGGATTCATCCTCACGAACAATCACGTGATTGAAGCCGCGGACGAGATCGAGGTCGCACTCAACGACGGGCGGAAATTCCCCGCCAAGCTCGTCGGCCGCGACCCGGAGACCGATCTCGCGGTGCTGAAGCTCGAAGGCAACGGAAAGCTTCCGGCGATCACGTTTGCGGCAACTGACGCCGTCGAGGTCGGTGACGTCGTGCTCGCGATCGGCAATCCGTTCGGGGTCGGCCAGACGGTAACGATGGGAATCGTTTCGGCACTCGGCCGCAGCCAGCTCGGGATCAATACCTTCGAGAACTATATCCAGACGGATGCGGCGATCAATCCCGGAAACTCCGGCGGCGCACTCGTCGACAGTCACGGGAACCTCGTCGGAATCAATACCGCGATCTATTCGCGTTCGGGAGGCTCGCTCGGTATCGGTTTCGCGATACCGGTCTCGATTGCGCGAAACGTCCTCGAACAGATCGTTTCCACCGGGGAAGTGACGCGCGGCTGGATCGGCGTCGAGATACAGGAAATAACTGCCGAACTGGCCGAATCCTTCGGTCTGCCGAAAGTCGATGGCGCCCTGATCGCCGGGGTGCTGCGCGGCAGCCCGGCCGAACGCGCAGGAATCCTGCCGGGCGACGTGCTGCTCAGCGTTGACGGGACGTCGGTGCATGACCCCCGGGGAATGCTGGAAACTGTCGCAGCCCTGCCCCCGGGACACGAAGCCCTGTTCCGCCTCCGCCGCCCGACTGGCGAAATCGAGCTGAAAGTACAGATCGGACGCCGACCGACACCCCCTGCCGAGCGCTGA
- the tatC gene encoding twin-arginine translocase subunit TatC, which produces MSELQETFISHLVELRDRLLRAMVAVIVVFVCLMPWAGEIYDLLAKPMMNTLPEGTHMIATGVVTPFFVPVKVTMMVSFVLALPFVLYQAWAFIAPGLYAHERRLGLPLVLGSTLLFLLGMAFCYFFVFGTVFKFIAEFAPKSIVPAPDIEQYLSFVMTLFIAFGLTFEVPVAVILLVKAGVVSISKLREVRPYVIVGAFVIAAIITPPDVVSQFMLAVPMCLLYEVGILLAKFVSKRAGTEEPERVEPDLDRLEAPEPDRK; this is translated from the coding sequence ATGAGCGAGCTTCAAGAAACCTTCATCTCGCATCTCGTCGAACTGCGCGACCGGCTGTTGCGGGCGATGGTCGCGGTCATCGTGGTGTTCGTCTGCCTGATGCCCTGGGCGGGCGAGATCTACGACCTGCTTGCCAAGCCGATGATGAATACGCTGCCAGAAGGCACGCACATGATCGCCACCGGCGTGGTCACGCCGTTTTTCGTGCCGGTCAAAGTCACCATGATGGTGTCTTTCGTTCTCGCGCTGCCTTTCGTGCTCTATCAGGCCTGGGCGTTCATCGCCCCGGGACTGTATGCCCACGAGCGCCGCCTCGGCCTGCCGCTGGTGCTCGGCAGCACGCTGCTGTTTCTGCTCGGCATGGCCTTCTGCTATTTCTTCGTGTTCGGTACCGTCTTCAAGTTCATTGCCGAGTTCGCGCCGAAGAGCATAGTCCCCGCGCCGGATATCGAACAGTATCTGTCGTTCGTGATGACCCTGTTCATCGCCTTCGGCCTGACGTTCGAAGTTCCCGTGGCGGTGATCCTGCTCGTCAAGGCAGGGGTGGTCAGCATTTCCAAGCTCCGCGAAGTCCGGCCCTACGTCATTGTCGGCGCGTTCGTCATCGCGGCGATCATCACGCCTCCCGATGTGGTGTCGCAGTTCATGCTCGCAGTGCCGATGTGCCTGCTCTACGAAGTGGGAATCCTGCTGGCGAAGTTCGTTAGCAAGCGGGCGGGAACGGAAGAACCTGAGCGAGTCGAGCCGGACCTCGATCGCCTCGAAGCGCCGGAGCCCGACCGGAAATAA
- the tatB gene encoding Sec-independent protein translocase protein TatB — protein sequence MFDFGFSELIVIAVVTLIVVGPERLPKVARTAGHLLGRLQRYVSDVKSDIKREMQLEELKALQQQVEQQARELESSMRGEAAKIEADVNKTVAEVKSGVTVDAAPVPLTHAVEAPAAPAPMSLAPHGDAASAGREPAAVPGSGPEKA from the coding sequence ATGTTTGATTTCGGTTTTTCGGAACTCATCGTCATCGCAGTGGTGACGCTGATCGTCGTCGGCCCGGAGCGCCTGCCGAAGGTGGCCCGCACCGCTGGTCACCTGCTGGGCCGGCTGCAGCGCTACGTCTCGGATGTGAAGTCGGACATCAAGCGTGAAATGCAGCTCGAAGAGCTCAAGGCGCTGCAACAGCAGGTCGAACAACAGGCACGAGAACTGGAATCGTCGATGCGTGGCGAGGCGGCAAAAATCGAGGCGGACGTGAATAAGACCGTCGCGGAGGTGAAATCCGGCGTGACGGTCGATGCGGCTCCCGTGCCGCTCACTCACGCGGTGGAAGCGCCGGCTGCTCCCGCTCCCATGTCCCTTGCGCCGCACGGTGATGCCGCTTCGGCGGGCAGGGAGCCGGCGGCTGTTCCCGGGTCGGGGCCGGAGAAAGCATGA
- the tatA gene encoding Sec-independent protein translocase subunit TatA, which translates to MGSFSIWHWLIVLVIVVLVFGTKKLRNVGQDLGGAVKGFKDGMRDSEKSGEDVQQKIGGDTLDAQATDKSHTVSH; encoded by the coding sequence ATGGGTTCATTCAGTATCTGGCACTGGCTGATCGTTCTGGTGATTGTGGTGCTGGTCTTCGGTACGAAGAAGCTGCGCAATGTGGGCCAGGATCTGGGTGGCGCAGTCAAGGGTTTCAAGGACGGCATGCGGGATTCCGAAAAGTCCGGCGAAGACGTGCAGCAGAAGATCGGCGGTGACACGCTCGACGCTCAGGCGACGGACAAGAGCCACACGGTCAGCCACTGA
- a CDS encoding histidine triad nucleotide-binding protein codes for MSDCIFCRIVAGEIPAKKIHEDEDILAFHDIHPVAPVHFLVIPKLHIPSMAELRPEHAAVMGRVMTESARIAGELGCLDGFRTIINTGRVGRQEVYHLHVHILGGPEVLPAMLRR; via the coding sequence ATGAGCGACTGTATCTTCTGCAGGATCGTGGCCGGCGAGATCCCGGCGAAAAAGATCCACGAGGACGAGGACATCCTCGCCTTTCACGACATCCATCCGGTCGCGCCGGTTCACTTCCTGGTGATCCCGAAGCTGCACATTCCGTCGATGGCCGAGTTGCGACCCGAGCACGCAGCGGTGATGGGCCGGGTGATGACCGAATCTGCCAGGATCGCCGGGGAACTAGGTTGCCTCGACGGCTTTCGAACGATCATTAACACGGGTCGGGTGGGACGGCAGGAGGTGTATCATCTGCACGTCCACATCCTGGGCGGGCCGGAGGTGCTTCCGGCAATGTTGAGGCGTTAA
- a CDS encoding phosphoribosyl-ATP diphosphatase produces the protein MIDIEVLHRVAATLAERKKADPDSSYVSSLYAKGTDAICKKVAEEAAETIMAAKDKDMLHVVWEVTDLWFHSLVLLTHFGLSVDDVLAEFRRREGVSGIDEKKSRTVS, from the coding sequence ATGATCGATATCGAAGTGCTGCACCGAGTCGCCGCGACCCTCGCCGAGCGCAAGAAAGCCGACCCGGATTCGTCTTACGTCTCGAGCCTGTATGCCAAGGGTACCGACGCGATCTGCAAGAAGGTCGCCGAGGAGGCGGCCGAGACGATCATGGCAGCCAAGGACAAGGACATGCTCCACGTGGTCTGGGAAGTCACCGACCTGTGGTTCCACTCACTGGTGCTGCTGACGCATTTCGGCCTGTCGGTCGATGACGTACTCGCGGAGTTCCGGCGTCGCGAAGGAGTCTCCGGCATCGACGAGAAGAAATCCCGTACGGTTTCGTGA
- the hisI gene encoding phosphoribosyl-AMP cyclohydrolase, with translation MSRPNSVRWLNEVQWDDQGLVPVIAQEAASGDVLMFAWMNREALQRTAETGEAIYWSRSRRRLWHKGEESGHIQKVLEIRLDCDSDVVLLKIEQIGGIACHTGRHSCFFQRYLADGSWETVDPVVKDPKDIYK, from the coding sequence GTGAGCAGACCGAACTCCGTACGCTGGCTCAACGAGGTGCAGTGGGACGACCAGGGGCTGGTGCCGGTGATCGCGCAGGAAGCGGCGAGCGGCGACGTGCTGATGTTCGCGTGGATGAACCGCGAGGCGCTGCAGCGCACCGCCGAAACCGGCGAGGCGATCTACTGGTCGCGTTCACGTCGCCGGCTGTGGCACAAGGGCGAGGAGTCCGGCCATATCCAGAAAGTGCTGGAAATCCGTCTCGACTGCGACAGCGACGTCGTCCTGCTGAAAATCGAGCAAATCGGAGGCATCGCCTGCCATACCGGCCGCCACAGTTGTTTTTTCCAGCGCTACCTGGCCGACGGTTCATGGGAAACAGTCGATCCGGTCGTCAAAGATCCGAAGGATATCTACAAATGA
- the hisF gene encoding imidazole glycerol phosphate synthase subunit HisF, whose product MMLAKRIIPCLDVNAGRVVKGVNFVELRDAGDPVEIARRYDEQGADEITFLDITASSDARDIILHVVEQVAEQVFIPLTVGGGVRTVEDVRRLLNAGADKVSINTAAVNNPQVVAEAAGKVGSQCIVVAIDAKQTAPGRWQVFTHGGRNNTGLDAVEWAQKVAALGAGEILLTSMDRDGTKIGFDLGLTRAVADAVPIPVIASGGVGTLEHLAEGVSEGRADAVLAASIFHFGQHTVREAKELMRSRGIEVRL is encoded by the coding sequence CTGATGCTTGCCAAACGCATCATCCCCTGTCTCGATGTCAATGCCGGGCGCGTCGTCAAGGGGGTCAACTTCGTCGAATTGCGCGACGCCGGTGATCCGGTCGAAATCGCGCGTCGCTACGACGAGCAGGGTGCCGACGAGATCACCTTTCTCGACATCACTGCCAGCTCGGATGCTCGCGACATCATCCTGCATGTCGTCGAACAGGTTGCCGAGCAGGTTTTCATCCCGCTGACGGTGGGCGGCGGCGTGCGCACCGTCGAAGATGTGCGCCGGCTGCTGAACGCCGGCGCCGACAAAGTCAGCATCAACACCGCCGCGGTGAATAACCCGCAGGTCGTCGCCGAGGCCGCCGGCAAAGTCGGCAGCCAGTGCATCGTCGTCGCAATCGATGCGAAACAGACGGCGCCCGGCAGATGGCAGGTGTTCACGCACGGCGGGCGCAACAACACCGGGCTCGACGCAGTCGAGTGGGCGCAGAAGGTGGCCGCGCTCGGCGCCGGTGAAATCCTGCTCACGAGCATGGACCGGGATGGCACGAAAATCGGTTTCGACCTGGGACTGACGCGCGCCGTCGCCGACGCAGTGCCGATCCCGGTGATCGCCAGCGGCGGCGTCGGAACGCTCGAGCACTTGGCCGAGGGCGTCTCGGAGGGGCGCGCGGATGCGGTGCTCGCCGCCAGCATCTTTCACTTCGGGCAGCATACGGTGCGCGAAGCGAAGGAACTGATGCGCAGCCGGGGGATCGAGGTGAGACTGTGA
- the hisA gene encoding 1-(5-phosphoribosyl)-5-[(5-phosphoribosylamino)methylideneamino]imidazole-4-carboxamide isomerase translates to MLLIPAIDLKDGHCVRLKQGEMDDATVFSEDPAAMARHWIEQGARRLHLVDLNGAFAGKPKNGAAIRSIVDEVGDDIPVQLGGGVRDLDTIEHYLDNGISYIIIGTAAVKNPGFLHDACGAFPGHIIVGLDARDGKVAVDGWSKMTGHDVVDLAKKYEDYGVEAVIYTDIGRDGMLSGVNVEATVRLAQALRIPVIASGGIASIADIDALCAVEAEGIMGAITGRAIYEGALDFAVAQARADELNGGEG, encoded by the coding sequence ATGCTGCTGATTCCCGCTATCGATCTCAAGGACGGCCATTGTGTACGCCTGAAGCAGGGCGAAATGGACGATGCGACCGTATTTTCCGAGGATCCGGCCGCGATGGCCCGGCACTGGATCGAGCAGGGGGCGAGACGCCTGCACCTGGTCGATCTGAACGGTGCGTTCGCCGGCAAGCCGAAGAACGGCGCCGCGATCCGCTCGATCGTCGATGAGGTCGGCGACGACATTCCGGTGCAACTCGGCGGAGGCGTCCGCGACCTCGACACGATCGAGCATTATCTCGACAACGGCATTTCGTACATCATCATCGGCACCGCCGCAGTGAAGAACCCGGGCTTCCTGCATGACGCCTGCGGCGCGTTTCCAGGCCATATCATCGTCGGCCTGGATGCCAGGGACGGCAAGGTCGCCGTTGACGGCTGGTCGAAGATGACCGGTCACGACGTCGTCGATCTGGCGAAGAAATACGAGGACTACGGCGTCGAAGCGGTGATTTACACGGACATCGGCCGCGACGGCATGCTGTCGGGCGTCAATGTCGAAGCAACCGTCCGCCTGGCCCAGGCGCTGCGCATTCCGGTCATCGCGAGCGGCGGCATCGCCAGCATCGCGGACATCGATGCGCTCTGCGCAGTCGAGGCCGAAGGGATCATGGGCGCGATCACGGGGCGCGCCATCTACGAAGGGGCGCTGGATTTTGCCGTCGCGCAGGCGCGCGCCGACGAACTCAACGGCGGCGAAGGCTGA
- the hisH gene encoding imidazole glycerol phosphate synthase subunit HisH translates to MSDVAIIDYGMGNLRSVAKAIEHVAPGKRVAVTSDPAVVAAAARVVFPGQGAMPDCMRELDLRGLREVVKTAAASKPFLGICIGQQMLFEHSEEGNVPGLGILPGGVVRFPDAKMVAADGSRLKVPHMGWNEVCQRKPHPMWEGIPDNERFYFVHSYFVAPADAALVAAESDYGTRFTSAVARANIFAVQFHPEKSAQAGLKMLANFISWAP, encoded by the coding sequence ATGAGCGACGTAGCGATCATCGACTATGGCATGGGCAATCTGCGCTCGGTTGCCAAGGCGATCGAACATGTGGCGCCCGGCAAGCGGGTGGCCGTAACTTCCGATCCGGCCGTCGTGGCCGCCGCCGCACGAGTGGTGTTCCCCGGGCAGGGCGCGATGCCCGACTGCATGCGCGAACTCGACCTGCGCGGCCTGCGCGAGGTGGTCAAAACTGCCGCAGCGTCGAAGCCTTTCCTCGGCATCTGCATCGGCCAGCAGATGCTGTTCGAGCACAGCGAGGAAGGCAACGTGCCCGGACTGGGAATCCTGCCGGGGGGCGTGGTCCGCTTCCCCGACGCGAAGATGGTCGCGGCCGACGGCAGCCGGCTGAAAGTGCCGCACATGGGCTGGAACGAAGTGTGCCAGCGCAAGCCTCATCCGATGTGGGAGGGGATCCCGGACAACGAGCGCTTCTATTTCGTCCATAGCTATTTCGTCGCGCCAGCCGACGCGGCGCTGGTCGCCGCCGAAAGCGACTACGGGACAAGGTTTACCAGTGCAGTCGCCCGGGCTAACATCTTCGCGGTTCAGTTCCATCCGGAAAAGAGCGCCCAGGCGGGCCTGAAAATGCTTGCGAATTTCATTTCCTGGGCGCCCTGA